The Streptomyces sp. NBC_01268 genome window below encodes:
- a CDS encoding Nif3-like dinuclear metal center hexameric protein, with protein MPRLSEVIAELDALWPPERAEQWDAVGTVCGDPDAEVSRVLFAVDPVQEIAAEAIALGADLIVTHHPLYLRGTTTVAASHFKGRVVHTLIKHDIALHVAHTNADTADPGVSDALAGALDLRVTGPLVPESNLGRICELDHPETLAEFAARAAKRLPATAQGIRLAGDPDMELRRVAVSGGSGDSLFDAVRAAGVDAFLTADLRHHPVSEATQHSPLGLVDAAHWATEWPWCEQAAAQLDTISDRHGWDLRVHVSQTVTDPWSAHVDPAAALPGSAPSAPSAPTSPGAPN; from the coding sequence GTGCCCCGTCTGTCTGAAGTCATCGCCGAGCTCGACGCCCTCTGGCCGCCCGAGCGGGCCGAGCAGTGGGACGCCGTCGGCACCGTCTGCGGCGACCCCGACGCCGAGGTCTCCCGCGTGCTCTTCGCCGTCGATCCCGTACAGGAGATCGCCGCCGAGGCCATCGCGCTCGGCGCCGACCTGATCGTCACCCACCACCCGCTCTACCTGCGCGGGACGACGACCGTCGCGGCCTCCCACTTCAAGGGCCGGGTCGTGCACACCCTGATCAAGCACGACATCGCCCTCCACGTGGCCCACACCAACGCCGACACCGCCGACCCCGGCGTCTCCGACGCCCTCGCCGGCGCCCTCGACCTCCGGGTCACCGGACCGCTCGTCCCCGAGAGCAACCTCGGCCGGATCTGCGAGCTGGACCACCCCGAGACCCTCGCCGAGTTCGCCGCCCGCGCCGCGAAGCGGCTGCCCGCCACCGCGCAGGGCATCCGCCTCGCCGGCGACCCCGACATGGAGCTGCGCCGGGTCGCCGTCAGCGGCGGCTCCGGCGACAGCCTCTTCGACGCCGTACGGGCCGCGGGCGTGGACGCCTTCCTCACCGCGGACCTGCGCCACCACCCCGTCTCCGAGGCGACCCAGCACTCCCCGCTCGGCCTGGTCGACGCCGCCCACTGGGCCACCGAATGGCCCTGGTGCGAGCAGGCCGCCGCCCAGCTCGACACGATCTCCGACCGCCACGGCTGGGACCTGCGCGTCCACGTCTCCCAGACGGTCACCGACCCCTGGTCGGCCCACGTCGACCCGGCCGCCGCCCTCCCCGGGAGCGCTCCGAGCGCCCCTTCCGCACCCACCTCTCCTGGAGCCCCCAACTGA
- a CDS encoding ABC transporter substrate-binding protein, with protein sequence MSFRRRGTAAALGLAAALTLAACGGGDGSSDGAKKDEGGKKKDVAVGGKDFGDAAAKTAAMGTDAQPGQFPRTLTHALGKTEIPAAPKRVIVLDVGELDNVVSLGVKPVGYAPSEGDDGIPGYLKKDAGSPKSIGTINNLNLEAIANLQPDLILGSQLRAADKYDELSKIAPTVFSIRPGFTWKENYLLNAAALDKSAEAKTKLDAYETKARKLGTDLGADKPTVSMVRYLPGKIRLYAKASFIGTILEDAGLPRPANQQVDDLAVEVSPEKIDQADGDWIFTGVYGDPKATKRDTAQANPLWKNLKAVKAGQAKDVPDETWYLGLGVTAADSVLDDLRADLVK encoded by the coding sequence ATGTCCTTCCGCCGCCGCGGCACCGCCGCCGCCCTCGGCCTCGCCGCCGCGCTCACCCTCGCGGCCTGCGGAGGCGGTGACGGCTCCTCGGACGGGGCCAAGAAGGACGAGGGCGGCAAGAAGAAGGACGTCGCCGTCGGCGGCAAGGACTTCGGCGACGCCGCCGCCAAGACCGCCGCCATGGGGACGGACGCCCAGCCGGGACAGTTCCCGCGCACCCTCACCCACGCCCTCGGCAAGACCGAGATCCCCGCCGCGCCCAAGCGCGTGATCGTCCTCGACGTCGGCGAGCTCGACAACGTCGTCTCCCTCGGCGTCAAGCCCGTCGGCTACGCCCCCTCCGAGGGCGACGACGGCATCCCCGGCTACCTGAAGAAGGACGCCGGGAGCCCCAAGTCCATCGGCACCATCAACAACCTCAACCTGGAGGCGATCGCCAACCTCCAGCCCGACCTGATCCTCGGCAGCCAGCTGCGCGCCGCGGACAAGTACGACGAGCTGTCGAAGATCGCCCCCACCGTCTTCTCCATCCGCCCGGGCTTCACCTGGAAGGAGAACTACCTGCTCAACGCCGCCGCCCTGGACAAGAGCGCGGAGGCGAAGACCAAGCTGGACGCCTACGAGACCAAGGCGAGGAAGCTCGGGACGGACCTCGGGGCCGACAAGCCGACCGTCTCCATGGTCCGCTACCTCCCGGGCAAGATCCGCCTCTACGCCAAGGCCTCCTTCATCGGCACCATCCTGGAGGACGCCGGCCTGCCCCGGCCCGCCAACCAGCAGGTGGACGACCTCGCCGTCGAGGTCAGCCCCGAGAAGATCGACCAGGCCGACGGCGACTGGATCTTCACCGGCGTCTACGGCGACCCCAAGGCCACCAAGCGGGACACCGCCCAGGCCAACCCGCTCTGGAAGAACCTCAAGGCGGTCAAGGCCGGCCAGGCCAAGGACGTCCCGGACGAGACCTGGTACCTCGGCCTCGGTGTCACCGCCGCCGACAGCGTCCTCGACGACCTGCGCGCCGACCTCGTGAAGTAG
- a CDS encoding 3-oxoacyl-ACP reductase gives MSLPLEGLSAIVTGAGRGLGRAEALELAGLGAAVVVNDYGQPGRDGSGDASATPAEEVAAEIRAAGGRAVAHLGDIADFETARALVDLAVSEFGKLDILVNNAGILRDRMVFSMSEEEWDSVIRVHLKGHFNTTHHAAVHWRGRAKAGESGVYGRIVNTSSEAFLAGSAGQPNYAAAKGGIVGLTTSTALALAKYGVTANAICPRARTRMTEDVFAGFAEPTAEDQLDPLSPEHVAPLVGYLASPAAAGVNGQLLVVHGGMVAIVDRPKVAAKFDTAKDAFTYEELDGLLTPHYAARPAGETFAAAEVLGLKKG, from the coding sequence ATGTCACTCCCTCTTGAGGGACTGAGCGCGATCGTCACCGGCGCCGGCCGCGGGCTCGGCCGGGCCGAGGCGCTCGAACTGGCCGGGCTCGGCGCGGCCGTCGTCGTCAACGACTACGGCCAGCCCGGGCGGGACGGCTCCGGCGACGCGTCGGCGACCCCCGCCGAGGAGGTGGCCGCCGAGATCCGCGCGGCGGGCGGCCGGGCCGTCGCCCACCTCGGGGACATCGCCGACTTCGAGACCGCGCGCGCCCTGGTCGACCTGGCCGTGAGCGAGTTCGGGAAGCTGGACATCCTGGTCAACAACGCGGGCATCCTGCGTGACCGGATGGTCTTCTCGATGAGCGAGGAGGAGTGGGACTCGGTGATCCGGGTCCACCTCAAGGGCCACTTCAACACCACCCACCACGCGGCGGTGCACTGGCGGGGCCGGGCGAAGGCGGGCGAGAGCGGCGTCTACGGGCGGATCGTCAACACCTCGTCCGAGGCCTTCCTCGCCGGTTCGGCCGGACAGCCCAACTACGCGGCGGCCAAGGGCGGGATCGTGGGCCTGACGACGTCCACCGCGCTCGCCCTCGCCAAGTACGGCGTCACGGCGAACGCGATCTGCCCCCGGGCCCGCACCCGGATGACCGAGGACGTCTTCGCCGGGTTCGCCGAGCCGACCGCCGAGGACCAGCTCGACCCGCTGTCTCCGGAGCACGTGGCGCCGCTCGTCGGCTATCTCGCCTCCCCGGCGGCGGCCGGGGTCAACGGGCAGCTGCTGGTCGTCCACGGCGGGATGGTGGCGATCGTGGACCGCCCGAAGGTGGCCGCGAAGTTCGACACGGCGAAGGACGCCTTCACCTACGAGGAGCTCGACGGGCTCCTCACCCCGCACTACGCGGCGCGGCCGGCGGGGGAGACCTTCGCGGCGGCGGAGGTGCTGGGGCTGAAGAAGGGCTGA
- a CDS encoding Zn-dependent alcohol dehydrogenase, producing MRAAVLHEIGQDKLEVLDDVEAVGFGPGRVRIRVRATGLCHSDVSAMSGVLPQPAPFIPGHEGAGEIIDIGDGVTGLSEGQRVLLCWLPACGSCPACKRGQTQLCLAGFMNAGTPNFKRPGGDVFGFAGTGTFAEEVVVDAGCAVPIPDDVPFDIAALIGCGVTTGLGAAINTAKVEAGSSVAVIGCGGVGISAIQGAKLQGAAQIVAVDPVESRREAALRFGATEAVAPDALADAKQRITGGEGFDYVFEVVGKSATARTAYETTRRGGTLCVVGAGALDDHLQLNMFELFFDEKKILPSMYGGGDVLRSYERAIALWRAGRIDLESLITHRVPLAGINEALEQMRTGAALRTCIEI from the coding sequence ATGCGCGCAGCCGTACTGCACGAGATCGGCCAGGACAAACTCGAAGTCCTCGACGACGTCGAGGCGGTGGGCTTCGGCCCCGGCCGGGTGAGGATCCGGGTACGGGCCACCGGCCTGTGCCACTCCGACGTCTCCGCCATGAGCGGCGTCCTCCCGCAGCCCGCGCCCTTCATCCCGGGGCACGAGGGCGCCGGCGAGATCATCGACATCGGCGACGGGGTGACCGGACTGAGCGAGGGGCAGCGGGTGCTGCTCTGCTGGCTGCCCGCCTGCGGCAGCTGTCCCGCCTGCAAGCGCGGTCAGACCCAGCTCTGCCTGGCCGGCTTCATGAACGCCGGGACCCCCAACTTCAAGCGCCCCGGCGGTGACGTCTTCGGCTTCGCCGGCACCGGCACCTTCGCCGAGGAGGTCGTCGTCGACGCGGGCTGCGCCGTCCCCATCCCGGACGACGTGCCCTTCGACATCGCCGCGCTCATCGGCTGCGGCGTGACCACCGGGCTCGGCGCGGCCATCAACACGGCGAAGGTGGAGGCAGGTTCGTCGGTCGCCGTGATCGGTTGCGGCGGCGTCGGCATCTCCGCGATCCAGGGCGCCAAGCTGCAGGGCGCGGCCCAGATCGTCGCCGTCGACCCCGTCGAGTCCCGGCGCGAGGCCGCCCTCCGCTTCGGCGCCACCGAGGCCGTCGCCCCCGACGCCCTCGCCGACGCCAAGCAGCGGATCACCGGCGGCGAGGGCTTCGACTACGTCTTCGAGGTCGTCGGCAAGTCGGCCACCGCGCGCACCGCGTACGAGACCACCCGGCGCGGCGGCACCCTCTGCGTCGTCGGCGCGGGCGCCCTCGACGACCACCTCCAGCTCAACATGTTCGAGCTCTTCTTCGACGAGAAGAAGATCCTGCCGTCCATGTACGGGGGCGGGGACGTGCTCCGTTCGTACGAACGGGCCATCGCGCTCTGGCGGGCCGGCCGCATCGACCTGGAGTCCCTGATCACGCACCGGGTGCCGCTGGCCGGGATCAACGAGGCGCTGGAGCAGATGCGGACCGGGGCCGCGCTGCGCACGTGCATCGAGATCTGA
- a CDS encoding MaoC/PaaZ C-terminal domain-containing protein, translating into MPIDAAKAVAAEPRSAEIGWDHKDVQLYHLGLGAGVPATDPDELRYTLESRLHVLPSFATVAGAGMGVVGGLSAPGIDIDLAAVLHGGQSITLHRPLPVSGRAVSTSRVAAVYDKGKAAVLVLRSEAADEDGPLWTSDAQIFVRGEGGWGGDRGPSERLELPAREPDATVERPIREEQALLYRLSGDWNPLHADPEFAKLAGFDRPILHGLCSYGMTLKAAVDTLLDGDVTRVRAYRTRFAGIVFPGETLRIRMWRLEGGRIQITVSAVERDDAPVLADTVVDHS; encoded by the coding sequence ATGCCCATTGACGCCGCCAAGGCCGTCGCCGCCGAGCCCCGCAGCGCGGAGATCGGCTGGGACCACAAGGACGTCCAGCTCTACCACCTGGGCCTCGGCGCGGGCGTCCCCGCGACCGACCCCGACGAGCTGCGCTACACCCTCGAATCCCGGCTGCACGTGCTGCCCAGCTTCGCGACCGTCGCCGGTGCCGGCATGGGGGTCGTCGGCGGGCTCTCCGCCCCCGGCATCGACATCGACCTCGCCGCCGTCCTGCACGGCGGGCAGTCGATCACCCTGCACCGCCCGCTGCCCGTCTCCGGCCGGGCCGTCTCCACCTCCCGCGTCGCCGCCGTGTACGACAAGGGCAAGGCCGCCGTCCTGGTGCTCCGCTCGGAGGCCGCCGACGAGGACGGCCCGCTGTGGACCAGCGACGCCCAGATCTTCGTCCGCGGCGAGGGCGGCTGGGGCGGCGACCGCGGGCCCTCCGAGCGCCTCGAACTCCCCGCCCGCGAGCCCGACGCCACCGTCGAGCGCCCCATCCGCGAGGAGCAGGCCCTCCTCTACCGCCTCTCCGGCGACTGGAACCCGCTCCACGCGGACCCCGAGTTCGCCAAGCTGGCGGGCTTCGACCGGCCGATCCTGCACGGCCTCTGCTCGTACGGCATGACCCTCAAGGCGGCCGTGGACACCCTCCTCGACGGCGACGTCACCCGGGTCCGCGCCTACCGCACCCGCTTCGCCGGGATCGTCTTCCCGGGCGAGACCCTGCGGATCCGGATGTGGCGCCTGGAGGGCGGCCGGATCCAGATCACGGTCAGCGCCGTCGAGCGGGACGACGCGCCCGTGCTCGCCGACACCGTCGTGGACCACTCCTGA
- a CDS encoding ABC transporter ATP-binding protein, producing MTNEPAVAFEAATKTYGPVRAVDGIDLTIRRGETVALLGRNGAGKSTTINLLLGLDAPDSGRVRLFGDTPARAVEAGRVGAMLQDTRPVPRVTVRELVSFVARTYPSPMPVAEALELAGLTEFADRRADRLSGGQAQRVRFAVALAGNPELIVLDEPTAALDVEARQVFWDAMRDYAGRGNTVLFSTHYLEEADTSADRIVVVDAGRVLADGTAEQLKRRAGGALVSFDLHGGPTDGLTLLPGVTSIEIRGDRAHLRSDDSDATVLALAALHAIRGLEVAPVSLNDAFLALTGADTTTGTNTTGTATTATTKTMETAR from the coding sequence ATGACGAACGAGCCCGCCGTCGCCTTCGAGGCGGCCACCAAGACCTACGGCCCGGTCCGCGCCGTGGACGGCATCGACCTCACGATCCGCCGCGGCGAGACCGTCGCCCTGCTCGGCCGCAACGGCGCCGGGAAGTCCACGACCATCAACCTGCTGCTCGGCCTCGACGCCCCCGACAGCGGCCGGGTCCGCCTGTTCGGCGACACGCCCGCCCGCGCGGTCGAGGCGGGCCGGGTCGGCGCCATGCTCCAGGACACCCGCCCGGTCCCCCGGGTCACCGTCCGCGAGCTCGTCTCGTTCGTCGCCCGCACCTACCCCTCCCCCATGCCGGTCGCGGAGGCGCTGGAGCTGGCGGGCCTGACCGAGTTCGCGGACCGCCGCGCCGACCGGCTCTCCGGCGGCCAGGCCCAGCGCGTCCGCTTCGCCGTCGCCCTGGCCGGCAACCCCGAGCTCATCGTCCTCGACGAGCCGACCGCCGCCCTGGACGTCGAGGCCCGGCAGGTCTTCTGGGACGCGATGCGGGACTACGCCGGGCGCGGCAACACGGTGCTGTTCTCCACCCACTACCTGGAGGAGGCCGACACCAGCGCCGACCGGATCGTCGTCGTCGACGCGGGCCGCGTGCTCGCCGACGGCACGGCCGAGCAGCTGAAGCGGAGGGCCGGCGGGGCGCTGGTCTCCTTCGACCTGCACGGCGGTCCGACGGACGGCCTCACCCTGCTGCCCGGCGTCACCTCGATCGAGATCCGCGGCGACCGCGCGCACCTGCGCAGCGACGACTCGGACGCGACCGTCCTCGCGCTGGCGGCGCTGCACGCGATCCGCGGCCTGGAGGTCGCCCCGGTCTCGCTGAACGACGCGTTCCTGGCACTGACCGGCGCAGACACCACCACCGGCACCAACACCACCGGCACCGCCACCACCGCCACCACCAAGACCATGGAGACGGCCCGATGA
- a CDS encoding ABC transporter permease, translating into MITAYVRLEVRRTLRDVGFAISSIAVPVMMYLLFTNLGGANSADVKAAAMVGMAAYGALGAALSLGTGVAEDKSSGWLRQLRITPMTSRQVVTGRALTGTVVVLPAIAAVLLAGALVNGVRLDAWQWAAVALALWAGSLPFTLLGLGNGYRLSAQTTGVVNVACNLGLAVVGGLWFPVELFPQWLRTISSYTPTNRFAELGRALTEGTMPGTGALVILVAWAALFGAYAAVSYRRSARTI; encoded by the coding sequence ATGATCACCGCCTACGTCCGCCTCGAAGTCCGCCGCACCCTGCGCGACGTCGGCTTCGCGATCTCCTCGATCGCCGTGCCGGTGATGATGTACCTGCTCTTCACCAACCTCGGCGGCGCGAACAGCGCCGACGTCAAGGCCGCCGCCATGGTCGGCATGGCCGCGTACGGAGCGCTCGGCGCCGCCCTGTCCCTGGGCACCGGCGTCGCCGAGGACAAGTCCTCCGGCTGGCTGCGCCAGTTGCGGATCACGCCGATGACCTCGCGCCAGGTGGTCACGGGCCGCGCCCTGACCGGCACGGTCGTGGTCCTCCCGGCGATCGCCGCCGTGCTGCTCGCGGGGGCGCTCGTCAACGGCGTACGGCTCGACGCCTGGCAGTGGGCGGCGGTCGCCCTCGCCCTGTGGGCCGGCTCGCTCCCCTTCACCCTGCTCGGCCTGGGCAACGGCTACCGGCTCTCCGCGCAGACGACCGGCGTGGTCAACGTCGCCTGCAACCTGGGGCTCGCGGTGGTCGGCGGCCTGTGGTTCCCGGTGGAGCTGTTCCCGCAGTGGCTGCGCACGATCTCGTCGTACACGCCGACCAACCGCTTCGCCGAGCTCGGCAGGGCACTGACGGAGGGCACGATGCCGGGGACCGGGGCACTGGTGATCCTGGTCGCGTGGGCGGCACTGTTCGGCGCGTACGCGGCGGTCTCGTACCGTCGTTCGGCACGGACGATCTGA
- a CDS encoding sensor histidine kinase has protein sequence MRRKRRGGRIPEELGPPNGFAMLPWLLMGMGAVSNLLQGDTRYPWIAGLGLLAFNSLYISIVFRAFDRTKREAPATWWLLAAITAVTLVLATTCGGPYLLFFPLLGLAVGSVVRGRMLGRIVFPLCVVAGTVAGLRDGWGAINVAYGTFISAMVTAAVLTLSETVKELRATREQLARTAVEKERLRFSRDLHDLLGHTLSVIVVKSEAARRLAPRDLDAALSQITDIESVGRQALTEIREAVTGYREVTLAAELDRARDALSSAGIEPVVRRSGPPLEAQTEALLSWVVRESATNAVRHSRATRCTIEVGGTPERVRLTVTDNGRGTGEGTPGSGLKGLRERVLAAGGTLESGPGPRGGFRVTAELPVDGEAADPPADAASEALP, from the coding sequence ATGCGACGCAAGCGACGCGGCGGCCGGATCCCGGAGGAGCTGGGCCCGCCGAACGGCTTCGCCATGCTGCCGTGGCTGCTGATGGGCATGGGCGCCGTCTCCAACCTCCTCCAGGGCGACACCCGCTACCCGTGGATCGCCGGCCTCGGCCTCCTGGCCTTCAACTCCCTCTACATCTCGATCGTCTTCCGCGCCTTCGACCGCACCAAGCGGGAGGCCCCGGCGACCTGGTGGCTGCTGGCCGCGATCACTGCGGTCACCCTGGTCCTCGCCACCACCTGCGGCGGCCCCTACCTGCTCTTCTTCCCGCTCCTCGGCCTCGCCGTGGGCTCGGTGGTCCGCGGCCGGATGCTGGGCCGGATCGTCTTCCCGCTGTGCGTGGTCGCGGGCACGGTGGCCGGGCTGCGGGACGGGTGGGGCGCGATCAACGTGGCGTACGGGACGTTCATCTCGGCCATGGTGACGGCGGCGGTGCTCACCCTCTCCGAGACGGTGAAGGAGCTGCGCGCGACCCGCGAGCAGCTGGCCCGCACGGCCGTCGAGAAGGAGCGGCTGCGCTTCTCCCGGGACCTGCACGACCTGCTCGGCCACACCCTGTCGGTGATCGTGGTGAAGTCGGAGGCCGCCCGCCGTCTGGCGCCGCGCGACCTGGACGCGGCGCTGTCGCAGATCACGGACATCGAGTCGGTCGGCCGGCAGGCGCTGACCGAGATCCGCGAGGCCGTCACCGGCTACCGCGAGGTCACCCTGGCCGCGGAGCTGGACCGCGCGCGGGACGCCCTGTCCTCCGCCGGCATCGAGCCGGTCGTCCGCCGGTCGGGCCCGCCGCTGGAAGCGCAGACCGAGGCCCTGCTGAGCTGGGTGGTCCGCGAGTCGGCGACCAACGCGGTACGGCACAGCCGCGCGACCCGCTGCACGATCGAGGTCGGGGGCACCCCCGAACGCGTCCGCCTCACCGTCACGGACAACGGTCGCGGCACGGGCGAGGGCACCCCCGGCAGCGGGCTGAAGGGCCTGCGCGAGCGGGTGCTGGCGGCGGGCGGCACCCTGGAGTCGGGCCCGGGCCCGCGCGGCGGCTTCCGGGTGACGGCGGAGCTGCCGGTGGACGGGGAGGCGGCGGACCCGCCGGCCGATGCCGCCTCCGAAGCCCTGCCGTAG